The DNA sequence TGCCACGCGAGTAGGTGGAGTAGGTGTGAAACACGCGGTCGTCCTCGCGGAGGAAGACACTCAGGCCGTGCTGCTCGCCGCTCAGGGCCCAGGATCCGATTCCGGCCTCCCGCAGTTCCTCCTTCGTGCGGAAGTTGAAGAGTACGGGGGTCACGGATTCATCCATGGTCACGTGGAAATCATGGTTGAACGACGTTCCATGGGAGGAAAACCAGGGAAAAGTCCACTTCATGCGTTCACGGAATTTCGTGATCTTCGCGAGAGGTGCGCGCGAGACCGCGGCGAAGGATGTTCGGGCGGCATGCAAATGCGCCAAGTGGCCGATGTTGTCCGCGAGGAGGGAGCATCCGGTACAGCCGGCATCCCAGTCGGGTCCCAGCATGAAGTGGTAGACGATGAGTTGACTGCGACCGTCGAACAGGTCGACGAGGCTTGCCGTGCCGTCCGGGCCGTCGAAGACGTACGGCTCGGTGATCTCGACCATGGGCAAGGCCCGGCGCTGCGCGCTGAGCGCGTCCCGTTCCCGGTCGAACTGCTTCTCCCGCGCCAGCAGTTCCTTCCGGGCCGCTAACCACTCGTCTCTCGACACAATCGCCGGACTCTTCATTCCGATCCCCGCTTTCGTTGTACATTCCCAGCAACCGGAACTCTATGTGAGGAGGCGGGAGCGCTGGCTGCCGTTGTGCTCGTTCATGGCCTGTACCACCGTCCCGAGCACTTCGACAAGGTGACGGAACGCTTGCGGACCGAAGGAATCGAGGTCGTCGCTCCCGAACTCCACCGAGGCTCGCTCCCCGCCGACACCGCGGCGGTCCAGGCCGCCGTCGACTCACTGGCGGAGCCTCCTCTCGTGCTCGGCCACTCCTACGGCGGGTCGGTGATCACCGGAGTGCGCGGAGCGGGACATCTGGTCTATCTGACGGCCTTCGTACCGGACACCGGCGAAAGCGCTGCCACCCTGAGCGGGGCGTCGCCGCGACTCCAGGAGGCGATCACACCCGAGCCCGACGGATCGACCAGTCTGCGTCCCGACCTTGCCGCCGAGGCTCTCTACCACGGCTGCTCCGAACCCCTCGTCGACTGGGCGGTCGGCCTGCTCCGTCCGCAGGCCCGGGGCTGCGCCCGAGGGGTCCCGACGCATCACGGCTGGAAGGACACGCCCTCCACCTACGTGGTCTGCGGCCAGGACCGGGTCCTCGATCCCGCTCTGCAACGGAAGATGGCCTCGCGCTGCACCGACATACGTGAGTGGCCGACGGGCCATTCGCCGTTCGTCGGGCACCCCGGGCTCCTGCTGGAACTCCTGAGCGAACTCCTCGCCGCCACTACCCCGCGGAAGTGAGACGGGGAAGGCGCCGCCACCACGCTCCCTCCGCCGCCCGGAGGGCCGTGAAGCTCAGCGGGCAGCCGCGCGGTGGGACCGGCGCGCGCCGGGCGTACGGTCGGCGTTGACCGATCCGTCACGGCCCCTGACGTCAGGGCCTGTCCACGGCCGACACCTCCACCGAGGTGTACGCGGGCGGTTCCTCGTACGGCCCCGGCGTACGCCCCGGCGTCTACGGGCTCGGGCCGCGCGTCCCGATGCTGGTCGTCCCGCCCTGGAGCACCGGCGGCCACGTCTGCTCCGAGACCTTCGACGGCGCGCAGTTCTACGTCACCTCCGGGAACCGGACCGACGCCCCGTGGACCTACACCGCCGAGGCCGGCAGAACGGTGTCGGACGCCTGGAACTCCGCCTGCTCCGGCGGTGCCCACGACCTCACGGTCCATGGACCTGAGGTCGGGGAGGCGCTGGTACGACGTGTCCTTCACGACCGAGGGCGCCCCGGGCCTCCTGCGCCGCTTCGCCGGTCACGTCGGGACGGGGGCCGTCGGGGTCAGCGACCCGGCGACGGCCACGGACTGACGGCGAGAAGGACTCAACAGCGAAACGGCGGGGGCCCGGACCGTCCCCATCCAGGCCCCCTGCCCGACACGCACACGACGGGCGGGCCGCTCAGACGGCTCCGCCGGTGCCTCCTCCGGCACCGGACGCGGCCTTGATCCCGCGGGTGATCTCGTCCAGGACGGACAGCTTCGGCGCGGCCTCGTTGACGTCGAACCCGGACCGGACCACGACGAGCATGTCCTTGGAGACGGGGGAGGGGAACACCAGCGATTCCACGTAGCCGTCGTCGCCCTTCTCCGTCACCACCTTCCAGCGCACGGCGTAGCCCTTGCCGCCCGCCACCGTGACGGCCTCGGACTTCAGCTCCTTGTGCGAGGAGATCTTCCCGTAGCTCTTACCGCCGTAGGACTCCTGTGCGTTGAGGGCGATGTCCTTCTTGGCCGCCGCCTCGGGCGTCCCCGCGGTGAGCTTCACGGCTGCCGCCGGGGCGGAGAACACTCCACCGCGCACGCAGGTCTCCGCGGTGTCGCCGGGGCACGCGTGCTCACCCGTCGTCAGTCCGGCGCCGACCGCCCCGGACGTTCCCTTCCACCCTTTGGGCACCGGGAGGCTGATCCCCGCGGCCAGGTCCGTGGCGAAGCCCGGTTCGGTCGGCGGCAGCTGCTCATCGGGCCCCTGACCGTCGCCGTTCTCCCCGCCGTTGCCCTCGTCGCCCTTCCCTCCGTCCTTCTCGCCGTCCGGCGCGCCCGGAAGATCAGGGACGGTGGTCGGGGAGGAGGCCGCCGTGTCCGGCCGGCCGCCGACGTCCTCGCCCAGCAGGTACACGCCGCCCCCGATGGCGGCGAGCACCACCGCGCCCACGGTCACACCGACGCCGACACGGATCCCGCGACGCCGCGCCGCGCCGGGCGACGCGCGGACATGGCCGGTCCACCGCGCTCCGTCCCACCAGCGTTCCTGAGCGGGGCCATTGCCTGAGTGCCCGGGGTCTGGATGCCAGCCGGGCGGGGTCATCTGGGTCACGGGGGCACCCTATGCGGACCGGGTGAGAATCACATGAACTGCCCGCACGCGCTCGGGGGCCGATCAGCCCGGCATGGATCGCGTGGCGAGAGAGCTTCCGGCACCGCGCGGCCGGAGCTTCTGGTGTCAGGAGCGATGTCGATGAGGTCGGACCACACGCTCCGCGATCCGTCCACCGCTCTGAGTCCGACCCCATGCGCGGTGTGACATAGGCTGCATGTCCGGATCCGGCCGAGGCAGGGAGTGACGGATGCCCGTCGAATGGCAGCCCGTACGGCAGTCCCGCACCCATGAGCTCGTGCTCCACAGCATCGAGGAACGGGTATTCGCCGGAGAGCTCCGCGCCGGCGACAGGCTGCCGCCCGAACGGGAACTTGCCCCGGTGCTCGGCGTCAGCCGCTCCGCCCTGCGCGAGGCGCTGAGGGTGCTGGAGACCGTCGGCGTCCTGGTGGCCCAGCCCGGGCGGGGACCCGACGCCGGGGCCCGCATCGTGCGCAACCCGGACGACGCCCTGGGCCGGCTGCTCCGTCTGCACTTCGCCCTCGGCAGCTACAGCCTCCAGGACGTTCTGGAGGCCCGGGTGGTCCTGGAGCGGTCCAGCTTCGAGGCCGCCGCCTGCCACGCACCGCCCGAGGACCTCGACGAGGCGGAGGAGCTGGTGGCGGGAATGGCGGAGCCGGGCATCGCGGTGAGCGGGTTCAACGATCTGGACACCCGCTTCCACGTACTCATCGCCCGCAGCTGCGGAAACGCGCTGACGTCGACGCTCACCTCAGCCGTACGGGAGTCGGTGCGCCCGCTGATACTGGGCGCCCTGGAAGCCACT is a window from the Streptomyces sp. MMBL 11-1 genome containing:
- a CDS encoding DUF899 domain-containing protein, producing MKSPAIVSRDEWLAARKELLAREKQFDRERDALSAQRRALPMVEITEPYVFDGPDGTASLVDLFDGRSQLIVYHFMLGPDWDAGCTGCSLLADNIGHLAHLHAARTSFAAVSRAPLAKITKFRERMKWTFPWFSSHGTSFNHDFHVTMDESVTPVLFNFRTKEELREAGIGSWALSGEQHGLSVFLREDDRVFHTYSTYSRGTDLLNGTFNYLDLTPLGRQEESGIMDWVRHHDDYGG
- a CDS encoding alpha/beta hydrolase, with protein sequence MAAVVLVHGLYHRPEHFDKVTERLRTEGIEVVAPELHRGSLPADTAAVQAAVDSLAEPPLVLGHSYGGSVITGVRGAGHLVYLTAFVPDTGESAATLSGASPRLQEAITPEPDGSTSLRPDLAAEALYHGCSEPLVDWAVGLLRPQARGCARGVPTHHGWKDTPSTYVVCGQDRVLDPALQRKMASRCTDIREWPTGHSPFVGHPGLLLELLSELLAATTPRK
- a CDS encoding DUF2510 domain-containing protein, with product MTPPGWHPDPGHSGNGPAQERWWDGARWTGHVRASPGAARRRGIRVGVGVTVGAVVLAAIGGGVYLLGEDVGGRPDTAASSPTTVPDLPGAPDGEKDGGKGDEGNGGENGDGQGPDEQLPPTEPGFATDLAAGISLPVPKGWKGTSGAVGAGLTTGEHACPGDTAETCVRGGVFSAPAAAVKLTAGTPEAAAKKDIALNAQESYGGKSYGKISSHKELKSEAVTVAGGKGYAVRWKVVTEKGDDGYVESLVFPSPVSKDMLVVVRSGFDVNEAAPKLSVLDEITRGIKAASGAGGGTGGAV
- a CDS encoding FadR/GntR family transcriptional regulator, which gives rise to MPVEWQPVRQSRTHELVLHSIEERVFAGELRAGDRLPPERELAPVLGVSRSALREALRVLETVGVLVAQPGRGPDAGARIVRNPDDALGRLLRLHFALGSYSLQDVLEARVVLERSSFEAAACHAPPEDLDEAEELVAGMAEPGIAVSGFNDLDTRFHVLIARSCGNALTSTLTSAVRESVRPLILGALEATDDWPATARALNAEHGALLALVREGRGEEAADLVERHIQGLHGTLVQGSFAP